TCGGGCTGGCCCACGACACCCCTTCGAATTGAATCTCGCAGGAACGGGCCATCGCGGCCGACGCCCATTCGGGCAGAGTCGGGCCGTCGGAAGCAACGATACTTCCAGGATCCTTGTCTTGTCCGAAGTCGAAAACCGCAGTCGCGAGGTGACCATGCTTGTAGATGAACGATTCTCCGGTTTTCACCGGAACACGCTCATCCAGTGCATCGTTGGCCACGAACTCAAGCGTGATTTTCACGTAACCTCCTCATTGCAACGGAACACATATTATTATTTATAATTTATGTCAATATAGGCATAAGCATAAAGCTGTTGACGTGTAGCCTATAATGAGAGACATATGAACATCAGACTCATAGGTGCTAAACCGTACCCAAAACCATGGCCAGATGACCCGCGTTACGATCCAGAGCTCCTCGAAAAAGGAGATACACGCAATGTTGAAGATAAATATCGTTACTGGACAGTTGAAGCTATAAAGGCTGATCTTGATATGAAGCGCACCGACCTTCATGTTGCTATTGAAAATTGGCAGCACGACCTTAATATCGGTACCATTGTTCGAACAGCTAACGCATTTAACGCTGCCGCCGTTCATGTTATTGGTAAGCGCCACTGGAATCGCCGAGGTGCCATGGTAACTGATAGATATCTCACCATACATCACCATAGAACTATCGAGGAGTTTAAGACGGCAATTGGAGGCAGGCGTATCGTTGTCGTGGATAATCTCGAAGGCGCGCAGGATCTATCGAAGGTGGTGCTTCCCGAGCATGCCGTGCTGGTGTTTGGAGGTGAAGGCCCGGGCGTAAGCCGAGCCATGTGCAAAGAAGCTGAAATGATGGTAAAAATTGAGCAGTTCGGCAGTACGCGCTCGGTAAACGTGGGTGTCGCCGCCGGAATTGTGATGTACGCCTGGATGAGCCAGTATATCCTTGGAAAGAGATGAGGTGATTTTTGTAGAACAGGCAAAGCGCGGGGTGGCGCTTTGCCTGTTCATGTTAAAGAAGACATCCGGTGTGATACTTGAGGCACCGGTACCGCACGAGGAAGGCCCAGGCGTCAAACGTTGTTTCGCTATTTGATGGTGCGATGCCAACGTAC
The sequence above is a segment of the Candidatus Saccharimonadales bacterium genome. Coding sequences within it:
- a CDS encoding TrmH family RNA methyltransferase, which codes for MNIRLIGAKPYPKPWPDDPRYDPELLEKGDTRNVEDKYRYWTVEAIKADLDMKRTDLHVAIENWQHDLNIGTIVRTANAFNAAAVHVIGKRHWNRRGAMVTDRYLTIHHHRTIEEFKTAIGGRRIVVVDNLEGAQDLSKVVLPEHAVLVFGGEGPGVSRAMCKEAEMMVKIEQFGSTRSVNVGVAAGIVMYAWMSQYILGKR